From one Armatimonadota bacterium genomic stretch:
- the yidC gene encoding membrane protein insertase YidC, giving the protein MNRSYSTWILMIAMMALWFFVIFPRMQPQPAPAPALEMLQQAREQEAKAGGDEQKLKEAIGAYNKVAGAHKGTEQAADAKLQVAIIQETKLHEGVKATQSYQAVIKQYGRTEFRAATTAEKRLKELKQTTDEKNRAHPLYKFFDFFVKLTGSSPSYSYFIALVLVTFIFKLMVTPLTRAQFKSMRQMQKLQPMIKELQEKYKGDQKTIGEKTMEIYKEQGVNPFSSCLPLLVQLPVLYMLYWMVRLYEYQFRQAGFLWIGSSLADRFPGIVGANLAQPDIPLLVLYTVSMIISQKMTVMDPSQAQQQKFMAYTMPVLFAFIFKDFPSAFMLYWLVFNIISTTQQYLIMRKPEAAVAGAEAGAPGSAPPLKLAEELQKKAAAKPSQGPRRKRKK; this is encoded by the coding sequence ATGAACCGTTCATACAGCACGTGGATTCTGATGATCGCCATGATGGCGCTCTGGTTTTTCGTCATCTTTCCCCGCATGCAGCCTCAACCCGCGCCCGCGCCCGCGCTGGAGATGCTCCAGCAGGCCCGCGAGCAGGAGGCGAAGGCCGGCGGTGACGAGCAGAAGCTGAAGGAAGCGATCGGCGCCTACAACAAGGTCGCCGGCGCCCACAAGGGCACCGAGCAGGCCGCCGACGCCAAGCTCCAGGTCGCCATCATCCAGGAGACGAAGCTCCACGAGGGCGTCAAGGCGACGCAGTCATACCAGGCCGTCATCAAGCAGTACGGCCGCACCGAGTTCCGCGCCGCCACCACCGCCGAGAAGCGCCTGAAGGAACTCAAGCAGACCACCGACGAGAAGAACCGCGCCCATCCGCTCTACAAGTTCTTCGACTTCTTCGTGAAGCTGACCGGCAGCAGCCCGTCCTACAGCTATTTCATCGCCCTGGTGCTCGTCACGTTCATCTTCAAGCTCATGGTGACGCCGCTCACGCGCGCGCAGTTCAAGAGCATGCGCCAGATGCAGAAGCTCCAGCCGATGATCAAGGAGCTTCAGGAGAAGTACAAGGGCGACCAGAAGACCATCGGCGAGAAGACGATGGAGATCTACAAGGAGCAGGGCGTCAACCCGTTCAGCAGCTGCCTGCCCCTGCTCGTCCAGCTCCCCGTGCTCTACATGCTCTACTGGATGGTGCGGCTATACGAGTACCAGTTCAGGCAGGCAGGCTTCCTGTGGATCGGCAGCAGCCTCGCCGACCGCTTCCCGGGGATCGTCGGCGCGAACCTCGCCCAGCCGGACATCCCCCTGCTCGTCCTCTACACCGTCAGCATGATCATCTCTCAGAAGATGACGGTGATGGATCCGAGCCAGGCCCAGCAGCAGAAGTTCATGGCGTACACGATGCCGGTGCTCTTCGCCTTCATCTTCAAGGACTTCCCGTCGGCGTTCATGCTCTACTGGCTGGTGTTCAACATAATCAGCACCACCCAGCAGTACCTCATCATGCGCAAGCCGGAGGCGGCGGTCGCGGGCGCGGAAGCGGGCGCCCCGGGTTCCGCCCCGCCTCTCAAGCTGGCGGAGGAACTGCAGAAGAAGGCCGCCGCCAAGCCCTCGCAGGGCCCGCGCCGCAAGCGGAAGAAGTGA
- a CDS encoding glycosyltransferase — protein sequence MRIMFVGCGHPPDHLASHPVGYTHELAKRLLAQGHYTAAFAPSPLSVTGGRPYSVFRRNCEGVEIYGVANRDEDGPFDPEADICHPQCERAFRYAIQHFNPDVVHFQSLKGFPASLMEVAGEMGRPYVVSLHDHQFICPRRHLLDADGEVCAGPGDGRKCAQCVEGGRPEKSREEAFAERRRLVLEWLDGAEKVIAPSATAADFLAEQEVACRRVTVLSPASALAEKLWEKRSETEDEPAVMTFAFSGTVARRNAPHLLVEAAKLLRDLKDRVRITIRGQVEDEAYGREIQAVIRSLGGDVPEIEFAGHYRPDSLTEIYEGVDVYVSPQIWRNPLSRSTMEALGAGVPVIASMIGASSEIIGHGYNGLLFEPGNHIDLAAQMRQMVENPAMVSAMRMNFNAPNPMSWHANKMAGIYESAAVEREAEAPAAARKAA from the coding sequence ATGAGGATCATGTTCGTAGGATGCGGGCACCCGCCCGACCACCTGGCGAGCCACCCTGTCGGGTACACGCACGAGCTGGCGAAGCGCCTCCTGGCGCAGGGCCACTACACCGCCGCGTTCGCGCCCTCTCCCCTGAGCGTCACCGGCGGCCGGCCCTACTCCGTCTTCCGCAGGAACTGCGAGGGCGTCGAGATCTACGGCGTCGCCAACCGCGACGAGGACGGACCGTTCGACCCCGAGGCGGACATCTGCCACCCCCAGTGCGAGCGGGCCTTCCGCTACGCGATACAGCATTTCAACCCCGACGTCGTCCACTTCCAGAGCCTGAAGGGCTTCCCGGCGTCGCTCATGGAAGTTGCCGGGGAGATGGGCAGACCGTATGTCGTCTCCCTTCACGACCACCAGTTCATCTGCCCGAGGCGCCACCTGCTCGACGCGGACGGCGAGGTGTGCGCCGGGCCGGGCGACGGCCGGAAGTGCGCGCAGTGCGTCGAGGGCGGCCGGCCCGAAAAGTCCCGGGAGGAGGCGTTCGCGGAGCGGAGGCGCCTCGTGCTCGAGTGGCTCGACGGCGCCGAGAAGGTGATCGCGCCATCCGCCACCGCCGCGGACTTCCTGGCGGAGCAGGAGGTCGCCTGCCGGCGCGTGACCGTCCTAAGCCCCGCCTCCGCGCTCGCGGAGAAGCTCTGGGAGAAGCGGTCCGAGACCGAGGACGAGCCCGCCGTGATGACCTTCGCGTTCTCCGGCACAGTCGCCCGGAGGAACGCCCCTCACCTGCTGGTCGAGGCGGCGAAGCTCCTCCGAGACCTGAAGGACCGGGTCCGCATCACCATCCGCGGGCAGGTCGAGGACGAGGCGTACGGCCGCGAGATACAGGCCGTGATCCGCTCCCTCGGCGGCGACGTCCCCGAGATCGAGTTCGCCGGCCACTACCGGCCGGACTCCCTGACCGAGATTTACGAAGGCGTGGACGTGTACGTCTCGCCGCAGATATGGCGCAACCCGCTCTCCCGCTCCACGATGGAGGCCCTGGGGGCGGGAGTCCCCGTCATCGCATCCATGATCGGCGCCTCGTCGGAGATCATCGGGCACGGCTACAACGGCCTGCTTTTCGAGCCGGGCAACCACATTGACCTCGCCGCGCAGATGAGGCAGATGGTCGAGAACCCAGCGATGGTCTCCGCGATGCGGATGAACTTCAACGCGCCGAACCCGATGAGCTGGCACGCGAACAAGATGGCGGGCATCTACGAATCCGCCGCGGTCGAGCGCGAGGCCGAAGCGCCCGCTGCCGCGAGAAAGGCTGCGTGA
- a CDS encoding DUF1559 domain-containing protein yields MPEKRAWSWVLAVIAVLAAVAALAWTAVAVAKNLREASRQNQCMENLRLLGRACEMYQNDWHGVLVPYGAPFAWSPNGIWPVLLDPYLKRMVGGASVRTNLAKIFKCPDDEGLECFCFRPSYGMNQRCGGWQPKGKPVVISLKSVKFPSATIRIAEVMWEAQAGSLFAARPSDYRPHDPTSHMFATWHRGRGNVLWIDGHVCSMTLEQYNLRDKGPYDGNIWLRLEGPKPPRP; encoded by the coding sequence ATGCCCGAGAAGAGAGCTTGGAGTTGGGTTCTCGCCGTGATCGCGGTGCTGGCCGCGGTCGCCGCGCTTGCGTGGACGGCCGTCGCGGTCGCGAAGAACCTGCGCGAGGCGTCCCGGCAGAACCAATGCATGGAGAACCTGCGGCTGCTCGGCCGCGCGTGCGAGATGTACCAGAATGACTGGCACGGAGTCCTCGTCCCCTACGGCGCGCCGTTCGCGTGGAGTCCAAACGGCATATGGCCGGTCCTGCTCGACCCGTACCTGAAGCGGATGGTCGGCGGCGCCTCGGTAAGAACGAACCTGGCGAAGATATTCAAGTGCCCAGATGACGAAGGTTTGGAGTGTTTCTGCTTCAGACCCAGCTATGGCATGAACCAGAGGTGCGGGGGCTGGCAGCCGAAAGGGAAGCCGGTAGTCATCTCGCTGAAAAGCGTCAAGTTCCCGTCCGCGACCATCCGAATCGCGGAGGTGATGTGGGAAGCGCAGGCCGGAAGCCTCTTCGCCGCCAGGCCGAGCGATTACAGGCCACACGACCCCACATCCCATATGTTCGCGACCTGGCACAGGGGCAGGGGAAACGTCCTCTGGATTGACGGGCACGTCTGCTCGATGACGCTGGAGCAGTACAACCTGCGGGACAAGGGACCGTACGACGGCAACATCTGGCTCCGCCTCGAAGGCCCGAAGCCGCCTCGGCCGTAG
- the mnmE gene encoding tRNA uridine-5-carboxymethylaminomethyl(34) synthesis GTPase MnmE: MFADETISAIATPIGEGGISVVRVSGRLALRIAARIFAGSSDLPLEAYPTHTAHHGAIVDPQSGESLDDGVLTVFRAPRSYTGEDSVEISCHGGLVPTRRVLEAALRAGARIAEPGEFTKRAFLNGRLDLAQAEAVLDIIRARTDESLRVARRQMEGALSSQIRALREDLLGIMARIEAAIDFPDDVEDIPPEEVAPALHDAISHVAGLLDTASCGKVYREGVQAVIVGRPNVGKSSLLNALVRESRAIVTPVPGTTRDVIEETVNIRGIPVRAVDTAGIRPTSGVVEKAGIERTHRMIEQADLVIAMLDASKGLSRADKDLLRTLSPSPVSQAAPPPGPSRLLIVVNKTDLLRGDDAEALLGEVRAWAGKNVPGGPPVIGTAAPSNEGIAELEELIAEAVMSGGVACAEGAVVSNVRHSRALEEARLSLQHCLRTVESALPMDFVSIDLRAAVDSLGKITGETATEDVIDRIFADFCIGK, translated from the coding sequence ATGTTCGCAGACGAAACCATCTCCGCCATAGCGACCCCGATCGGCGAGGGGGGCATCTCCGTCGTCCGCGTCAGCGGCCGGCTCGCCCTCCGGATCGCCGCGCGCATATTCGCGGGAAGCTCCGACCTCCCGCTCGAGGCCTACCCGACCCACACCGCCCACCACGGCGCCATCGTGGACCCGCAGTCCGGCGAGAGCCTGGACGACGGCGTTTTGACCGTCTTCCGCGCGCCGAGGAGCTACACCGGCGAGGACTCCGTCGAGATAAGCTGTCACGGGGGGCTCGTGCCGACCCGCAGGGTGCTGGAGGCCGCGCTCCGGGCGGGCGCGCGCATCGCCGAGCCGGGCGAGTTCACCAAGCGCGCGTTCCTGAACGGCAGGCTCGACCTCGCGCAGGCGGAGGCCGTCCTCGACATCATCCGCGCCCGCACCGACGAGTCGCTCCGCGTCGCCCGCAGGCAGATGGAAGGCGCGCTCTCATCGCAGATCCGCGCCCTCCGCGAGGACCTCCTCGGCATCATGGCCCGCATCGAGGCCGCCATTGACTTCCCGGACGACGTGGAGGACATCCCGCCGGAGGAGGTCGCCCCCGCGCTCCACGACGCCATCAGCCACGTCGCCGGCCTGCTCGACACCGCCTCCTGCGGCAAGGTCTACCGGGAGGGCGTCCAGGCCGTCATCGTCGGCCGTCCGAACGTCGGCAAGTCGTCGCTCCTGAACGCGCTCGTCCGGGAGAGCCGCGCCATCGTCACGCCGGTCCCCGGCACCACGCGAGACGTCATCGAGGAGACGGTCAACATCCGCGGCATCCCGGTTCGGGCGGTAGACACGGCCGGCATCAGGCCGACCTCGGGCGTCGTCGAGAAGGCCGGCATCGAGCGCACCCACCGCATGATCGAGCAGGCCGACCTGGTGATAGCGATGCTCGACGCCTCCAAGGGACTCTCCCGGGCCGACAAGGACCTGCTCCGCACGCTCTCGCCCTCGCCGGTATCCCAAGCCGCCCCGCCCCCAGGCCCTTCACGCCTGCTCATCGTCGTCAACAAGACTGACCTCCTGCGCGGCGACGACGCGGAGGCCCTGCTCGGCGAGGTGCGCGCGTGGGCGGGGAAGAACGTCCCCGGCGGCCCGCCGGTGATCGGGACGGCGGCGCCGTCGAACGAGGGGATAGCCGAACTGGAGGAACTGATCGCGGAGGCGGTGATGTCCGGCGGGGTGGCCTGCGCCGAGGGGGCCGTCGTCAGCAACGTGCGCCACAGCCGCGCGCTCGAGGAGGCGAGGCTCTCGCTCCAGCACTGCCTGCGGACGGTCGAGTCGGCCCTGCCGATGGATTTCGTGAGCATAGACCTGCGGGCGGCGGTGGACTCGCTCGGGAAGATCACCGGCGAGACGGCGACGGAGGACGTGATAGACCGCATCTTCGCGGACTTCTGCATCGGGAAGTAG
- the yidD gene encoding membrane protein insertion efficiency factor YidD, producing the protein MPWRTCWAKRGSWRAGTDGSGSERGTRLRHVLVFLIRVYQKASRFKPRTCRYQPSCSEYAAQAILKHGLIRGVGMAAWRILRCNPWSAGGDDPVPDPMR; encoded by the coding sequence ATGCCGTGGAGGACCTGCTGGGCAAAGCGGGGCTCATGGAGAGCCGGGACTGACGGGAGCGGGTCCGAGCGGGGGACTAGATTGCGGCACGTCTTAGTGTTCCTGATACGTGTCTACCAGAAAGCGTCCAGGTTCAAGCCGAGGACCTGCCGATATCAGCCCAGTTGCTCAGAGTACGCGGCTCAGGCGATACTGAAGCACGGCCTGATAAGAGGCGTCGGCATGGCGGCCTGGCGCATACTCCGTTGCAATCCCTGGAGCGCCGGGGGAGACGACCCGGTGCCCGACCCCATGCGCTGA
- a CDS encoding glycosyltransferase, producing the protein MKILHVGWGHPPEHIGDGTVAYTQELCEQLALKGHRNALLAASPLHVEGQRSFSVCRRDCGGTAVYAVTNRRAPGGPQDPAGEVSNPDCEQMFRRMLHEIEPEMVHFHSIEGFCASLIPTAREYDLPTVVSMHDFRLICPRGSLVNRQGEVCADAGNGAKCGECLECTPTCESAQAYADRYSRMIEWLGGADMILAESDFMLETLLSHGIPEGRIARILPAAKTAEALWAWKHRREHDSGGPITFGYVGEISRTKAPHLLVEAASMLEDIRDRLRISMQGRISDPQYSREIEQKVLKLQHRLPAVAFGADYDHSMLHRLLSETDVCVCPTLAPENPPRTVLEALGARVPVIASAVGGLPDVVRHCENGLLFERGNAESLALQMRCVVEHRAMPRHLRVRIKAPRPMAVHAGEISAVYETLAIRAAMRRGPEEREAVRKAA; encoded by the coding sequence ATGAAGATTCTCCACGTCGGATGGGGGCATCCCCCGGAACACATCGGCGACGGCACGGTGGCCTACACGCAGGAACTGTGCGAACAGCTCGCGCTGAAGGGCCATCGGAACGCGCTCCTGGCCGCGTCGCCTCTGCACGTCGAAGGGCAGAGGAGCTTCTCGGTGTGCAGGCGCGACTGCGGCGGCACGGCGGTCTATGCCGTCACGAACCGCCGCGCCCCCGGCGGCCCCCAGGATCCCGCGGGCGAGGTGAGCAACCCCGACTGCGAGCAGATGTTCCGCCGGATGCTCCACGAGATCGAGCCGGAGATGGTCCACTTCCACAGCATCGAGGGGTTCTGCGCCTCGCTCATCCCCACCGCGCGGGAGTACGACCTGCCGACCGTCGTCTCGATGCACGATTTCCGGCTGATCTGCCCGAGGGGCAGTCTCGTCAACCGCCAGGGAGAGGTCTGCGCGGACGCCGGGAACGGCGCGAAGTGCGGCGAGTGCCTGGAGTGCACGCCGACCTGCGAAAGCGCGCAGGCCTACGCTGACAGGTACTCCCGGATGATCGAGTGGCTCGGCGGGGCGGACATGATCCTCGCGGAATCCGACTTCATGCTCGAGACCCTGCTCTCCCACGGCATCCCCGAGGGCAGGATCGCGAGGATACTTCCCGCCGCGAAGACCGCGGAGGCCCTCTGGGCGTGGAAGCACCGACGGGAGCACGACTCCGGCGGGCCGATCACCTTCGGATACGTCGGCGAGATCTCCCGGACGAAGGCCCCCCACCTGCTCGTCGAGGCGGCCTCGATGCTGGAGGACATCCGAGACAGGCTCCGCATCTCGATGCAGGGCCGGATCTCCGACCCGCAGTACTCGCGGGAGATCGAGCAGAAGGTCCTGAAGCTCCAGCACCGGCTCCCCGCAGTCGCCTTCGGGGCGGACTACGATCACTCGATGCTCCACCGGCTCCTCTCCGAGACGGACGTGTGCGTCTGCCCGACCCTCGCGCCGGAGAACCCGCCCCGCACCGTGCTGGAGGCGCTCGGCGCGCGCGTGCCGGTGATCGCCTCGGCGGTCGGCGGCCTGCCGGACGTCGTGAGGCACTGCGAGAACGGCCTGCTGTTCGAGCGCGGGAACGCGGAGAGCCTGGCCCTGCAGATGAGGTGCGTCGTGGAGCACCGGGCGATGCCCCGGCACCTGCGCGTTCGCATCAAGGCGCCCAGGCCGATGGCGGTCCACGCGGGGGAGATATCGGCGGTCTACGAGACGCTCGCGATCCGGGCGGCGATGAGGCGCGGGCCCGAGGAGCGCGAGGCCGTCCGCAAGGCGGCGTAG
- a CDS encoding tetratricopeptide repeat protein: MNHAQAMVELGRLLASRGRFPEAMKCYSRAIGFDPEYPGAYQAMGDVLCEIGSYWEAASEYRDSLVYEPANPDTLTALGRCYAMIGEDGQARAAFLRALELEPDHAEARRELAAIEMGKAA, translated from the coding sequence ATGAACCACGCGCAGGCGATGGTGGAACTGGGGCGGCTGCTGGCGTCCAGGGGGCGCTTCCCCGAGGCGATGAAGTGCTATTCGCGCGCGATCGGTTTCGACCCGGAGTACCCGGGGGCCTACCAGGCGATGGGCGACGTGCTCTGCGAGATCGGCTCCTACTGGGAGGCGGCGTCCGAGTACCGCGACAGCCTGGTCTATGAGCCGGCGAACCCGGACACGCTGACGGCGCTCGGCCGGTGCTACGCGATGATCGGCGAGGACGGCCAGGCCCGGGCGGCCTTCCTGCGCGCGCTCGAGCTCGAGCCCGATCATGCGGAGGCCCGGCGCGAGCTGGCCGCGATCGAGATGGGGAAAGCAGCCTGA
- the rpmH gene encoding 50S ribosomal protein L34 yields the protein MPKRTFQPKVRRRARVHGFMSRMATAGGRKIIKARRAKGRAKLTV from the coding sequence TTGCCTAAGAGAACGTTTCAACCCAAAGTAAGGCGCCGCGCGCGCGTCCACGGCTTCATGTCGCGGATGGCGACGGCCGGCGGCCGGAAGATCATCAAGGCGCGCCGCGCCAAGGGCCGGGCGAAGCTCACCGTCTGA
- the rnpA gene encoding ribonuclease P protein component, translated as MLPRDRRLTARRDFRTVYSSGRAFTNRLLVLRALRKNSAHLARFGFSSSSKMGNAVLRNRMSRLLRESVRSLSGNIRETGFDAVIIARPAARSAAFAQMRDAVEDLLGKAGLMESRD; from the coding sequence ATGCTGCCCAGGGACCGGAGGCTCACCGCCCGCCGCGACTTCAGGACCGTCTACTCGAGCGGCAGGGCGTTCACGAACAGGCTCCTGGTGCTGAGGGCGCTCCGAAAGAACAGCGCTCATCTCGCCCGGTTCGGTTTCTCGTCCAGCTCCAAGATGGGCAACGCGGTGCTGAGGAACCGGATGTCGAGGCTTCTGCGAGAGTCCGTGCGGTCGCTGTCGGGAAATATTCGCGAGACCGGGTTCGACGCGGTGATCATCGCGCGGCCGGCGGCGCGGTCGGCGGCTTTCGCTCAGATGAGAGATGCCGTGGAGGACCTGCTGGGCAAAGCGGGGCTCATGGAGAGCCGGGACTGA
- a CDS encoding PEP-CTERM sorting domain-containing protein (PEP-CTERM proteins occur, often in large numbers, in the proteomes of bacteria that also encode an exosortase, a predicted intramembrane cysteine proteinase. The presence of a PEP-CTERM domain at a protein's C-terminus predicts cleavage within the sorting domain, followed by covalent anchoring to some some component of the (usually Gram-negative) cell surface. Many PEP-CTERM proteins exhibit an unusual sequence composition that includes large numbers of potential glycosylation sites. Expression of one such protein has been shown restore the ability of a bacterium to form floc, a type of biofilm.): MRTLTVCMLMLVCAGHARAEWLYDGYPIYNLGIGIGKGMVTDVVAQPFSVPRAAVIEQIGAAVASGMDPNGAGMRVTLARDYREIEKTALASWRVDPIYGPALMFAYWTVKPIALEARTTYYLAIAPGDSEFMGAAAYAYRGNTALASGDDGRTWHEIAQLGVRVGGTMVPEPSAFVVLGVGCLVLGLRRRIGRTLLTPRTTPDS, encoded by the coding sequence ATGCGAACTCTCACGGTATGCATGCTCATGCTGGTCTGCGCCGGGCACGCCCGCGCGGAGTGGCTCTACGACGGATACCCGATCTACAACCTCGGCATCGGGATCGGGAAGGGGATGGTGACGGACGTCGTCGCCCAGCCGTTCAGCGTGCCCCGGGCGGCGGTGATCGAGCAGATCGGCGCGGCGGTCGCGAGCGGGATGGACCCGAACGGCGCGGGGATGAGGGTGACCCTCGCGCGCGACTACCGCGAGATCGAGAAGACCGCGCTCGCATCCTGGCGGGTGGACCCGATCTACGGCCCGGCGCTGATGTTCGCCTACTGGACGGTCAAGCCGATCGCGCTCGAGGCCCGGACTACCTACTACCTCGCGATCGCCCCCGGCGACTCGGAGTTCATGGGCGCGGCGGCCTATGCGTATCGGGGGAACACGGCCCTCGCGTCGGGCGACGACGGCCGGACCTGGCACGAGATCGCCCAGCTCGGCGTCCGCGTCGGCGGGACGATGGTCCCGGAGCCGTCGGCTTTCGTGGTGTTGGGTGTTGGGTGTCTGGTGTTGGGGCTCCGGCGTCGGATCGGTCGGACGCTTCTCACACCTCGGACGACCCCTGACAGCTGA
- a CDS encoding Jag N-terminal domain-containing protein, with amino-acid sequence MTSVEQTGKTVQDATDKALKELGVTEDEVNVEIIEEGARGFLGIGQASSRVRVTLKRKPAEQPAAPPEPRPERSRPPRQSRERAPRPAPEPRQKPAPPEQRPAPAPRPPREQRADRPAPAPPAEQRAPSEPPTEETMRAAAELSVATLKRIVDSIEDGAEAKVKSSQDGQLVLEVRSGDPAAIIGRHGQTIDAIQYLVGVTTNRRMPEKVRIVVDVEGYRERREEDLRAQAVSLAEQVKGSGEEAVFGPLPPNDRRIMHTALADDPDVYTYSEGEEPERCVVISPKK; translated from the coding sequence ATGACAAGCGTCGAACAGACCGGAAAGACCGTCCAGGATGCCACCGACAAGGCCCTGAAGGAACTCGGAGTCACCGAAGACGAAGTGAACGTCGAGATCATCGAGGAAGGGGCCCGCGGTTTCCTCGGCATCGGGCAGGCTTCCTCCCGCGTGAGGGTCACCCTCAAGCGCAAGCCCGCCGAACAGCCCGCCGCTCCGCCCGAGCCGAGGCCCGAGCGGTCCCGCCCGCCCAGGCAGAGCCGGGAGCGCGCCCCGAGGCCCGCCCCGGAGCCGAGGCAGAAGCCCGCTCCGCCCGAACAGAGGCCCGCGCCCGCCCCGAGGCCGCCCAGGGAGCAGAGGGCCGACAGGCCGGCCCCCGCCCCGCCCGCGGAGCAGAGAGCGCCCTCCGAGCCGCCGACCGAAGAGACGATGCGCGCCGCCGCCGAGCTGAGCGTCGCGACTTTGAAGCGCATCGTGGACAGCATCGAGGACGGAGCCGAGGCGAAGGTCAAGAGTTCGCAGGACGGCCAGCTCGTGCTCGAGGTCAGGTCCGGCGACCCCGCCGCAATCATCGGCAGGCACGGTCAGACGATAGACGCCATCCAGTACCTCGTCGGCGTCACTACCAACAGGCGCATGCCGGAGAAGGTCCGCATCGTCGTTGACGTGGAGGGGTACCGCGAGCGGCGGGAGGAGGACCTCCGCGCCCAGGCGGTCAGCCTCGCGGAGCAGGTGAAGGGCTCCGGCGAGGAGGCGGTCTTCGGCCCGCTCCCTCCGAACGACCGGCGCATCATGCACACCGCGCTCGCCGACGACCCGGACGTGTACACCTACAGCGAGGGCGAGGAGCCCGAGCGCTGCGTGGTCATCTCGCCGAAGAAGTAG